The following coding sequences lie in one Lolium perenne isolate Kyuss_39 chromosome 2, Kyuss_2.0, whole genome shotgun sequence genomic window:
- the LOC127333441 gene encoding guanosine nucleotide diphosphate dissociation inhibitor 2, which yields MCRSIAWHPPHFSWAINRPCRGIHITPLLPHELAVPSPEHLCDTCGVGDASHDTSLTPSRTLYRGGADRLVHAMDVEYDMIVLGTGLKECILSGLLSVDRLKVLHMDRNDYYGGDSTSLNLNQLWKRFKGDATPPANIGASRDYNVDMVPKFMMANGALVRVLIHTGVTKYLSFKAVDGSYVFNKGKIHKVPSTDMEALKSPLMGLFEKRRAGKFFLYVQDYKENDPSTHKGLDLNKMTSKELISKYGLDDNTIDFIGHAVALYKEDSYLSEPAIETVKRMKLYAESVARFQGSSPYIYPLYGLGELPQGFARLSAVYGGTYMLNKPDCKVEFDGEGKVCGVTSEGETAKCKKVVCDPSYLPGKVKKVGKVFRAIAIMSHPIPNTAESHSVQIIIPQKQLGRKSDMYVFCCSYSHNVASKGKFIAFVSAQAESEKPEAELKPGIDLLGPVDELFIDTYDRYEPANDPSSDNCFISTSYDATTHFESTVMDVLSLYTKITGKTIDLSVDLSAASAAEDDF from the exons ATGTGTCGATCCATTGCTTGGCACCCTCCCCATTTTTCTTGGGCCATCAATAGACCATGTCGGGGCATTCACATCACTCCTCTGCTACCCCACGAACTTGCCGTCCCTTCTCCCGAACATCTATGCGATACTTGTGGTGTTGGAGACGCATCACACGACACCTCTCTCACACCCTCTCGAACCCTCTACAGGGGCGGAGCAGATCGGCTTGTGCACGCAATGGACGTGGAGTACGATATGATCGTGCTGGGAACGGGTCTCAAGGAGTGCATCCTCAGCGGCCTCCTCTCCGTCGATCGACTCAAG GTGCTGCACATGGACAGGAATGACTATTATGGTGGAGACTCCACATCGCTCAATCTCAACCAG CTCTGGAAAAGGTTCAAGGGTGACGCTACACCCCCTGCAAACATAGGTGCCAGCAGAGACTACAATGTAGACATGGTTCCAAAG TTTATGATGGCAAATGGTGCTTTGGTCCGTGTACTCATTCATACTGGTGTTACCAAGTATTTGTCCTTTAAAGCTGTGGATGGAAGCTATGTTTTCAACAAGGGAAAG ATCCACAAGGTTCCCTCTACTGACATGGAAGCTCTCAAGTCTCCATTGATGGGGCTATTTGAGAAGCGAAGAGCAGGGAAATTCTTCCTTTATGTCCAAGATTACAAGGAAAATGACCCAAGTACTCACAAGGGGTTGGACCTAAACAAAATGACCAGTAAAGAACTTATCTC AAAATACGGATTGGATGATAATACAATAGACTTCATTGGTCATGCGGTCGCTCTTTATAAGGAGGATAGCTACCTGTCAGAACCTGCAATTGAAACTGTGAAGCGGATGAAG CTTTATGCGGAATCAGTTGCTCGTTTTCAAGGAAGCTCACCCTATATTTATCCTCTTTATGGCTTAGGGGAGCTACCACAG GGTTTCGCAAGGCTTAGTGCGGTGTATGGTGGGACTTACATGTTGAATAAGCCAGATTGCAAG GTCGAATTCGATGGTGAAGGTAAAGTTTGTGGTGTTACGTCTGAAGGTGAGACTGCAAAATGCAAGAAAGTTGTGTGTGATCCGTCGTACCTCCCTGGGAAG GTGAAAAAGGTTGGAAAAGTTTTTCGTGCAATTGCTATCATGAGCCATCCGATTCCAAATACTGCTGAATCTCACTCAGTACAGATCATAATACCGCAAAAGCAACTTGGACGCAAATCAGACAT GTATGTTTTCTGTTGTTCCTACTCTCACAATGTTGCATCAAAGGGAAAGTTCATTGCATTCGTGTCAGCACAAGCAGAAAGTGAAAAACCAGAGGCAGAACTGAAGCCAGGAATTGATCTTCTTGGGCCAGTGGATGAGTTATTTATCGACACATATGACCGATATGAACCTGCTAATGACCCATCTTCAGACAATTGTTTTATATCAACA AGTTATGATGCCACAACACACTTCGAGTCCACTGTGATGGATGTTCTTTCCCTGTATACTAAGATCACTGGAAAG ACCATTGATCTTAGCGTGGATCTAAGTGCTGCAAGCGCCGCCGAAGATGATTTCTGA